Proteins co-encoded in one Hirundo rustica isolate bHirRus1 chromosome 18, bHirRus1.pri.v3, whole genome shotgun sequence genomic window:
- the LOC120760931 gene encoding uncharacterized protein LOC120760931 codes for MGAVCSKPSVGNDIPNSPLKCILNHWEKIGGDSLLKSRLIQYCNYRWPLYKLDNQAKWPENGTLDYHTMLQLRLFCRREEKWSEMPYIDLFFTLRDHLELQRGCLPSLSNSLVLAPGKKGERDRRSKPCCSRSIGQHCLKCHSQWEEDDVEIIEAPDAGERGIENWVVPDKGEAQGGDEQPRGRQELISSPVVGRAQAEQEERKQEVGEQEVKKKEVGEQEVRKQERDKQDERKQERDKQGKKEVGEQEVRKQEWDKQEAIAQLWAGVGSHSLIVVKVPFSPVDLEAWMRLAGPYREDPERVSRVFETILKTQNPDWGVIQVLLDTLLDSTEREMVLRTARKEVDRIGTAGALPGTVEEHFPSQDPHWDPNTKEGRAFLGQYQQWILFGFRHAMPKAINWSKLYEVKQEPHETPTAFVERLRATARRYTNIDPEKPEEAVQLASIFIGNSAPDIRKKLQKLEGAESRDLGELLQVAWIAFNNRGEEEENKIREREKEREQKEKRWEMEWEERKKKWEIEREEREKKREVERKKRESCRDAMLSAALQRALFIRRTERGSARGGLPPNQCAYCRGLGHWKRECPKNLKGPKDQASEWGSEKSALGC; via the coding sequence ATGGGGGCGGTCTGTTCCAAACCTAGCGTGGGAAATGATATCCCGAATTCTCCGTTGAAATGTATATTGAACCACTGGGAAAAGATAGGGGGAGACTCACTTCTGAAATCCAGACTAATCCAATATTGTAACTACCGGTGGCCACTGTATAAACTGGACAATCAGGCGAAGTGGCCAGAGAACGGCACCTTAGATTATCACACCATGTTACAGCTGAGGCTGTTTTGTAGAAGAGAGGAGAAGTGGAGTGAGATGCCTTACATAGACCTGTTCTTTACTTTAAGAGATCATCTGGAATTGCAAAGGGGGTGCCTACCCAGTCTGTCAAACTCTCTCGTGTTAGCTcctggaaagaaaggggaaagggatAGGAGATCAAAGCCATGTTGTTCTCGTAGTATTGGGCAGCACTGTTTGAAGTGCCACAGCCAATGGGAGGAGGATGATGTAGAAATAATAGAGGCACCAGatgcaggggagagggggatAGAGAACTGGGTTGTGCCTGATAAGGGGGAAGCACAAGGAGGGGATGAGCAGCCCAGGGGGAGGCAAGAGTTAATTTCAAGCCCAGTGGTGGGGAGAGCCCAGGCTGAACAGGAGGAGAGAAAGCAGGAGGTaggggagcaggaggtgaaaaagaaggaggtaggggagcaggaggtgagAAAGCAGGAGAGGGATAAGCAGGATGAGAGAAAGCAGGAGAGGGATaagcaaggaaagaaggaggtaggggagcaggaggtgagAAAGCAGGAGTGGGATAAGCAGGAGGCCATagctcagctctgggcaggggtgGGATCTCACAGCCTGATAGTGGTGAAGGTACCTTTCTCCCCTGTCGATCTAGAGGCATGGATGAGACTGGCAGGGCCTTACAGAGAAGATCCAGAGAGGGTATCTAGGGTATTTGAAACCATCCTCAAGACCCAGAACCCAGATTGGGGGGTTATACAGGTTCTATTAGATACTCTATTAGACTCCACAGAAAGAGAGATGGTACTCAGGACCGCTAGGAAAGAGGTGGACAGGATAGGTACAGCAGGTGCATTACCAGGAACTGTGGAAGAGCATTTTCCCTCCCAGGACCCCCACTGGGACCCCAATACAAAGGAGGGGAGGGCTTTTCTGGGACAATATCAACAATGGATACTATTTGGCTTTAGACATGCAATGCCAAAAGCAATCAATTGGTCTAAACTTTATGAGGTGAAACAAGAACCGCATGAGACTCCAACTGCATTTGTGGAACGCCTAAGGGCAACTGCCAGGAGATACACTAATATCGATCCGGAAAAACCAGAGGAAGCTGTACAACTGGCTTCCATTTTCATAGGGAACTCAGCACCGGATATTAGAAAGAAGTTACAAAAGCTGGAGGGAGCAGAGTCTCGTGACCTAGGAGAACTCTTACAAGTGGCTTGGATAGCTTTTAATAAtaggggagaagaggaagaaaacaagatccgggagagagaaaaggagagagagcagaaagagaagagatgggaaatggaatgggaagagaggaaaaagaaatgggaaatagaaagggaggagagagaaaagaaacgggaggtggaaagaaaaaaaagagaaagctgtAGGGATGCAATGCTcagtgcagccctgcagagagcgTTATTTATCCGCAGGACGGAGCGGGGCTCTGCCCGCGGAGGGCTGCCGCCGAATCAGTGTGCCTACTGCAGGGGACTGGGGCACTGGAAACGGGAATGCCCCAAGAACCTGAAAGGGCCCAAG
- the CDK3 gene encoding cyclin-dependent kinase 3 isoform X1 — MEAIQESFQKVEKIGEGTYGVVYKARNKRTGQLVALKKIRLDAESEGVPSTAIREISLLKELKHPNIVRLLDVIHSQKKLYIVFEYLNQDLKKYMDSCQSGELPLSLVKNYLFQLLQGVSFCHSHRVIHRDLKPQNLLINEAGAIKLADFGLARAYGVPLRTYTHEVVTLWYRAPEILLGCRYYSTPVDIWSIGCIFAEMMTRKALFPGDSEIDQLFQIFRTLGTPTEVTWPGVTQLPDYKSSFPRWPRKEMKDIVPNLDRDGRDLLTQLLLYDPSKRISAKAALNHQYFLCRNSGSPEQRPVLWRDCR; from the exons ATGGAGGCCATCCAGGAGTCGTTCCAGAAGGTGGAGAAGATCGGGGAGGGCACCTATGGCGTGGTGTACAAGGCTCGCAACAAGCGCACGGGGCAGCTGGTGGCCCTCAAGAAGATCCGCCTGGACGC GGAGTCAgagggtgtccccagcactgcgATCCGAGAAATCTCCctgctgaaggagctgaagcACCCTAACATAGTCAG GCTCCTGGATGTCATACACAGCCAGAAGAAGCTCTATATAGTGTTTGAGTATCTGAATCAGGACCTGAAGAAGTACATGGACTCATGCCAATCTGGAGAGCTTCCTTTAAGCTTGGTCAAG AACtaccttttccagctgctgcagggcgtGAGCTTCTGCCACTCGCACAGGGTCATCCACAGGGACTTGAAGCCGCAGAACTTGCTCATTAACGAAGCAGGAGCAATCAAGCTGGCTGATTTTGGACTGGCAAGAGCTTATGGGGTCCCCCTACGCACATACACTCATGAG GTGGTGACTCTGTGGTACCGAGCCCCTGAGATACTGCTGGGATGCAGATACTACTCGACCCCTGTGGATATCTGGAGCATCGGCTGCATCTTTGCAGAAATG atGACCAGGAAGGCCCTGTTTCCAGGGGACTCTGAGATCGATCAGCTCTTCCAGATCTTTCGCACCCTGGGCACTCCTACTGAGGTGACCTGGCCTGGTGTGACCCAGCTCCCTGACTACAAGAGCAGCTTTCCACGGTGGCCAAGGAAGGAGATGAAGGACATTGTCCCAAACTTAGATCGAGATGGGAGAGACTTACTGACG CAATTGCTTCTGTATGATCCCAGCAAGCGCATCTCAGCCAAAGCAGCCCTCAACCACCAGTACTTCCTCTGCAGAAACTCTGGGAGCCCTGAACAGCGACCTGTGCTGTGGAGAGACTGCAGATGA
- the CDK3 gene encoding cyclin-dependent kinase 3 isoform X2: MEAIQESFQKVEKIGEGTYGVVYKARNKRTGQLVALKKIRLDAESEGVPSTAIREISLLKELKHPNIVRLLDVIHSQKKLYIVFEYLNQDLKKYMDSCQSGELPLSLVKVVTLWYRAPEILLGCRYYSTPVDIWSIGCIFAEMMTRKALFPGDSEIDQLFQIFRTLGTPTEVTWPGVTQLPDYKSSFPRWPRKEMKDIVPNLDRDGRDLLTQLLLYDPSKRISAKAALNHQYFLCRNSGSPEQRPVLWRDCR, from the exons ATGGAGGCCATCCAGGAGTCGTTCCAGAAGGTGGAGAAGATCGGGGAGGGCACCTATGGCGTGGTGTACAAGGCTCGCAACAAGCGCACGGGGCAGCTGGTGGCCCTCAAGAAGATCCGCCTGGACGC GGAGTCAgagggtgtccccagcactgcgATCCGAGAAATCTCCctgctgaaggagctgaagcACCCTAACATAGTCAG GCTCCTGGATGTCATACACAGCCAGAAGAAGCTCTATATAGTGTTTGAGTATCTGAATCAGGACCTGAAGAAGTACATGGACTCATGCCAATCTGGAGAGCTTCCTTTAAGCTTGGTCAAG GTGGTGACTCTGTGGTACCGAGCCCCTGAGATACTGCTGGGATGCAGATACTACTCGACCCCTGTGGATATCTGGAGCATCGGCTGCATCTTTGCAGAAATG atGACCAGGAAGGCCCTGTTTCCAGGGGACTCTGAGATCGATCAGCTCTTCCAGATCTTTCGCACCCTGGGCACTCCTACTGAGGTGACCTGGCCTGGTGTGACCCAGCTCCCTGACTACAAGAGCAGCTTTCCACGGTGGCCAAGGAAGGAGATGAAGGACATTGTCCCAAACTTAGATCGAGATGGGAGAGACTTACTGACG CAATTGCTTCTGTATGATCCCAGCAAGCGCATCTCAGCCAAAGCAGCCCTCAACCACCAGTACTTCCTCTGCAGAAACTCTGGGAGCCCTGAACAGCGACCTGTGCTGTGGAGAGACTGCAGATGA
- the TEN1 gene encoding CST complex subunit TEN1, with product MLPSAGVYYFPWEINSSVPEGKTLRTFGRLCCYDLARSEAILTAQHNLAQYQVCVDTKFVEPFQAQVGSFYLVLGEAEHREETASPVVKARILTCVEGVNVPLLEQAIQEQRKYFNERQEQKENSIS from the exons ATGCTGCCCAGTGCTGGTGTCTATTACTTCCCGTGGGAGATCAACAGCTCGGTCCCTGAGGGGAAGACACTGAGAACATTTGGCAG GTTATGCTGCTATGACCTGGCCCGATCTGAAGCCATTCTCACCGCACAGCACAACTTGGCTCAGTACCAAGTGTGTGTTGACACCAAGTTTGTGGAGCCATTCCAAGCCCAAGTGGGATCTTTCTACCTGGTTCTGGGAGAGGCTGAACACAGGGAAG aaACTGCCAGTCCTGTGGTAAAAGCACGAATATTGACCTGCGTGGAAGGGGTGAACGTGCCTCTGCTGGAACAAGCCATACAGGAGCAGAGAAAATACTTCAAtgagaggcaggagcagaaggaaaacagcataTCCTGA
- the ACOX1 gene encoding peroxisomal acyl-coenzyme A oxidase 1 isoform X1, translated as MSVNADLRRERAAATFQPELLTHILDGGSERTRRRKEIEALVLNDPDFQHEDLNFLSRSQRYEQAIRKSSLMVMKLREYGIADPEEIYWFKRTCLGNFPEPLGLHFSMFHKTIETQTTAAQKEKWLPLVRGVKIIGTYAQTEMGHGTHLRGLETTATYDPSTQEFILNSPTVTSIKWWPGGLGKTSNHAIVLAQLYTQGECKGLHAFIVPIRQLGTHEPLPGITVGDIGPKFGYDEMDNGYLKMDNFRIPRENMLMKYAQVEPDGTYVKPVSDKLTYGTMVFIRSLIVGDSARSLSRACTIAIRYSAVRHQSELKPGEPEPQILDYQTQQYKLFPLLATAYAFHFVGAYIKNTYHRISGDISTGDLSELPELHALTAGLKAFTSWTANAGIEECRMACGGHGYSRCSGIPDIYVTFTPSCTYEGENTVMMLQTARFLMKSYSQVTSGQQVTGMVSYLNDLSRQRFQPQHVAARTVSVRFNDPTSLVEAYKSRAARLVESAAKNLQAELNHRKSKEDAWNRTSVDLVRASEAHCHYVTVKLFTAKLAEVSDAAVHAVLTDLCLLYALFGISRNAGDFLQAGVLSSAQVTQVNQRVKELLAVIRPNAVALVDSFDFHDVHLGSVLGRYDGNVYENMFEWAKKSPLNKTQVHESFHKHLKPLQAKL; from the exons ATGTCGGTGAACGCGGACCTGCGGAGGGAGCGCGCCGCCGCCACCTTCCAGCCCGAGCTGCTCACACACATCTTGGACGGCGGCTCTGAGCGCACCCGCCGCCGCAAGGAGATCG AGGCCTTAGTTCTTAATGACCCTGACTTCCAGCACGAGGATTTGAACTTCCTGTCCCGTAGCCAACGCTATGAGCAAGCCATCAGGAAAAGCTCCTTGATGGTGATGAAGCTAAGGGAATACGGAATTGCAGATCCTGAGGAGATCTACTGGTTTAAAAG AACATGCTTGGGCAATTTTCCTGAACCTTTGGGTCTCCACTTCAGCATGTTTCACAAAACCATAGAGACCCAAACGACTGCTGCTCAGAAGGAGAAGTGGCTGCCCCTGGTCCGTGGAGTCAAGATAATTGGCACCTACGCCCAAACCGAAATGGGACATG GGACTCATCTTCGGGGCCTGGAAACTACAGCCACTTACGACCCCTCTACGCAGGAGTTCATCCTCAACAGCCCCACTGTCACCTCCATTAAGTGGTGGCCAGGTGGAC TTGGGAAGACATCGAACCACGCCATTGTTCTGGCCCAGCTCTACACCCAGGGGGAGTGCAAAGGCCTGCACGCCTTCATCGTCCCCATCCGGCAGCTGGGCACACATGAACCTCTGCCAG GTATTACAGTGGGTGACATCGGCCCCAAATTTGGCTATGATGAAATGGATAATGGCTACCTGAAAATGGACAACTTCCGAATTCCTCGGGAAAACATGCTGATGAAATATGCCCAG GTTGAACCAGATGGCACCTATGTGAAACCAGTCAGTGACAAGCTGACCTATGGCACCATGGTGTTCATCCGTTCCCTCATTGTGGGTGACTCTGCTCGCTCGCTGTCCCGGGCTTGCACCATCGCCATCCGCTACAGCGCCGTCAGACACCAGTCTGAGCTGAAGCCAGG GGAACCAGAACCCCAGATCCTGGATTATCAGACCCAGCAATACAAACTCTTTCCTCTCCTGGCAACCGCATACGCCTTCCATTTTGTGGGAGCCTACATAAAGAACACCTATCATCGTATCAGTGGGGACATCAGCACAGGGGACCTCAGTGAGCTGCCAGAG CTGCACGCCCTGACAGCGGGGCTGAAGGCGTTCACGTCCTGGACTGCCAATGCTGGCATTGAGGAATGTCGGATGGCCTGCGGCGGGCACGGCTACTCCCGCTGCAGTGGCATCCCTGACATCTATGTCACCTTCACCCCGTCCTGCACCTATGAGGGGGAGAACACAGTCATGATGCTGCAGACAGCCAG GTTCCTTATGAAAAGCTACTCCCAGGTGACTTCTGGACAGCAGGTCACTGGCATGGTGTCCTACCTGAACGACCTTTCCAGGCAGCGCTTCCAGCCCCAGCATGTGGCTGCCAGGACTGTCTCCGTGAGGTTCAATGACCCCACCAGCTTGGTAGAGGCCTACAAGTCACGTGCTGCCAG GCTTGTAGAATCTGCAGCGAAGAACCTGCAAGCTGAGCTGAACCACAGAAAGAGCAAGGAGGATGCCTGGAACAGGACTTCTGTTGATCTTGTGCGGGCATCAGAG GCCCACTGTCACTATGTGACAGTGAAGCTGTTCACAGCCAAGCTGGCCGAGGTCAGTGACGCCGCCGTCCACGCGGTCCTGACCGACCTGTGCCTCCTGTACGCCCTGTTCGGCATCAGCAGGAACGCGGGCGATTTCCTGCAG GCGGGTGTCTTGAGCAGTGCTCAAGTAACTCAAGTGAACCAGCGTGTGAAGGAGCTCCTGGCTGTCATTCGTCCCAATGCAGTGGCACTGGTGGATTCCTTTGACTTCCATGATGTCCATCTGGGATCTGTGCTCGGCCGCTACGATGGCAATGTCTACGAGAACATGTTTGAGTGGGCAAAGAAATCCCCACTGAACAAAACACAG GTTCATGAATCTTTCCATAAACACCTGAAGCCACTGCAAGCCAAGCTGTGA
- the ACOX1 gene encoding peroxisomal acyl-coenzyme A oxidase 1 isoform X2, with protein sequence MSVNADLRRERAAATFQPELLTHILDGGSERTRRRKEIEALVLNDPDFQHEDLNFLSRSQRYEQAIRKSSLMVMKLREYGIADPEEIYWFKSFVHRGRPEPLDLHLGMFLPTLLTQATPEQQDRFFMPAWNLEIIGTYAQTEMGHGTHLRGLETTATYDPSTQEFILNSPTVTSIKWWPGGLGKTSNHAIVLAQLYTQGECKGLHAFIVPIRQLGTHEPLPGITVGDIGPKFGYDEMDNGYLKMDNFRIPRENMLMKYAQVEPDGTYVKPVSDKLTYGTMVFIRSLIVGDSARSLSRACTIAIRYSAVRHQSELKPGEPEPQILDYQTQQYKLFPLLATAYAFHFVGAYIKNTYHRISGDISTGDLSELPELHALTAGLKAFTSWTANAGIEECRMACGGHGYSRCSGIPDIYVTFTPSCTYEGENTVMMLQTARFLMKSYSQVTSGQQVTGMVSYLNDLSRQRFQPQHVAARTVSVRFNDPTSLVEAYKSRAARLVESAAKNLQAELNHRKSKEDAWNRTSVDLVRASEAHCHYVTVKLFTAKLAEVSDAAVHAVLTDLCLLYALFGISRNAGDFLQAGVLSSAQVTQVNQRVKELLAVIRPNAVALVDSFDFHDVHLGSVLGRYDGNVYENMFEWAKKSPLNKTQVHESFHKHLKPLQAKL encoded by the exons ATGTCGGTGAACGCGGACCTGCGGAGGGAGCGCGCCGCCGCCACCTTCCAGCCCGAGCTGCTCACACACATCTTGGACGGCGGCTCTGAGCGCACCCGCCGCCGCAAGGAGATCG AGGCCTTAGTTCTTAATGACCCTGACTTCCAGCACGAGGATTTGAACTTCCTGTCCCGTAGCCAACGCTATGAGCAAGCCATCAGGAAAAGCTCCTTGATGGTGATGAAGCTAAGGGAATACGGAATTGCAGATCCTGAGGAGATCTACTGGTTTAAAAG CTTTGTTCACCGTGGACGGCCTGAACCTCTGGACCTTCACCTGGGCATGTTCCTCCCCACTCTTCTCACCCAGgccaccccagagcagcaggatcgCTTCTTCATGCCTGCCTGGAACCTGGAGATCATTGGCACTTATGCCCAGACTGAAATGGGCCATG GGACTCATCTTCGGGGCCTGGAAACTACAGCCACTTACGACCCCTCTACGCAGGAGTTCATCCTCAACAGCCCCACTGTCACCTCCATTAAGTGGTGGCCAGGTGGAC TTGGGAAGACATCGAACCACGCCATTGTTCTGGCCCAGCTCTACACCCAGGGGGAGTGCAAAGGCCTGCACGCCTTCATCGTCCCCATCCGGCAGCTGGGCACACATGAACCTCTGCCAG GTATTACAGTGGGTGACATCGGCCCCAAATTTGGCTATGATGAAATGGATAATGGCTACCTGAAAATGGACAACTTCCGAATTCCTCGGGAAAACATGCTGATGAAATATGCCCAG GTTGAACCAGATGGCACCTATGTGAAACCAGTCAGTGACAAGCTGACCTATGGCACCATGGTGTTCATCCGTTCCCTCATTGTGGGTGACTCTGCTCGCTCGCTGTCCCGGGCTTGCACCATCGCCATCCGCTACAGCGCCGTCAGACACCAGTCTGAGCTGAAGCCAGG GGAACCAGAACCCCAGATCCTGGATTATCAGACCCAGCAATACAAACTCTTTCCTCTCCTGGCAACCGCATACGCCTTCCATTTTGTGGGAGCCTACATAAAGAACACCTATCATCGTATCAGTGGGGACATCAGCACAGGGGACCTCAGTGAGCTGCCAGAG CTGCACGCCCTGACAGCGGGGCTGAAGGCGTTCACGTCCTGGACTGCCAATGCTGGCATTGAGGAATGTCGGATGGCCTGCGGCGGGCACGGCTACTCCCGCTGCAGTGGCATCCCTGACATCTATGTCACCTTCACCCCGTCCTGCACCTATGAGGGGGAGAACACAGTCATGATGCTGCAGACAGCCAG GTTCCTTATGAAAAGCTACTCCCAGGTGACTTCTGGACAGCAGGTCACTGGCATGGTGTCCTACCTGAACGACCTTTCCAGGCAGCGCTTCCAGCCCCAGCATGTGGCTGCCAGGACTGTCTCCGTGAGGTTCAATGACCCCACCAGCTTGGTAGAGGCCTACAAGTCACGTGCTGCCAG GCTTGTAGAATCTGCAGCGAAGAACCTGCAAGCTGAGCTGAACCACAGAAAGAGCAAGGAGGATGCCTGGAACAGGACTTCTGTTGATCTTGTGCGGGCATCAGAG GCCCACTGTCACTATGTGACAGTGAAGCTGTTCACAGCCAAGCTGGCCGAGGTCAGTGACGCCGCCGTCCACGCGGTCCTGACCGACCTGTGCCTCCTGTACGCCCTGTTCGGCATCAGCAGGAACGCGGGCGATTTCCTGCAG GCGGGTGTCTTGAGCAGTGCTCAAGTAACTCAAGTGAACCAGCGTGTGAAGGAGCTCCTGGCTGTCATTCGTCCCAATGCAGTGGCACTGGTGGATTCCTTTGACTTCCATGATGTCCATCTGGGATCTGTGCTCGGCCGCTACGATGGCAATGTCTACGAGAACATGTTTGAGTGGGCAAAGAAATCCCCACTGAACAAAACACAG GTTCATGAATCTTTCCATAAACACCTGAAGCCACTGCAAGCCAAGCTGTGA